Genomic window (Palaemon carinicauda isolate YSFRI2023 chromosome 42, ASM3689809v2, whole genome shotgun sequence):
ACTGGAGTTTATGATGAATAAATTTCTATTCAGCCTTTTGATCTAAAATATTGTCCACAGATCTAAAGTCTTACTTCAACAGCTAAGTTGGGATTCGTCTTTAATAAAGACAAATTGATTATGACTCAAATCAAGGAATAAAATCACAATACTCATAAATGGCTTCAGTGAAGTCTTCAATacacgttaaaaatcctggaataaatgttgccaggcatttcatTTCAAAAAGGacatattgatgtaaaggaatgatattacggtcaccaacccgtaaaggataataataaagtaggaaaaaaattacggtcgcctgtattttactgaaatacggctgaaaagagcatatttttatggagattttctgattaaaattgcgATAATTTTAAATGTAAACAGTGACGTTCCGTAAAGGTTTGGAAGAAAAAGTGGTCtataatatttattctttattcgaaaaattaataataatatcaacagtacataaataaaaagaaacttcagaGAAACAGGTCATTTACAAAAAGGGTTCTTCGTTGCTTTCGGAGAAACTAATTTCCTCCAGCCAAGGTGTCCTCACACAAAGAATATTTTTGCATAAGAACGAAGACGCCAGCACTAAGGTAATACAAATTTCCTGTAGGATATTCATACTACGAGGGTCATCCTACCAGCTACGACTTTAAAATTAAGCTGAATAGTTTAGAAACTATATCCTTGACTGGGCGGTGCAGGAGGAGCGCTGTACTGTGGACGGTTCGCTCCTGCAGCGGCCTGTTGGGCAGCAAATTCGATTTGGGCGATGGCGTGGgctggaagggggtggggggttggcAGGAGGTCGGACTCGACGCGGTAGCCGTTGGCATCGGCTACGAAGTTGAAGACACCTGGACTACCATCGGGGAAGGTGAAGCTGCAAGAGGAAATGGGAGTTTTGAAGACGATTGAACTTAAAAACAGTTTTTGAGGAAATATTGGCAAAGTATATTTGCTGCAGGTCAGTTAGTAAAAGGAATTATTAAATAGACTTTTACCTCCATCCTCCCTGAGCAGCTACTGCCCCTTCAGGTCCCTGAGGGGCGCCCTGCTCATTACGACTGATGCCATCTCCGGTTTCGAAGTTGAAGCTGTAGACTCCAGAGGCGTCCGGGCCCTCGCGATTGTCAACCAGGATAGGAACCACAGGGCCTGAGCCATATGTAGGAGGGGGAGGGGCACCATACCCCTGGGGGAGGGCATTCACTGCTCCCAAGGACAAGCACACAAGCAGAGTCTTGGGTAATATAGAGGGAAAATATTGTTTACATAATTAGCTTCGAAATAATGGCAAAAATATCATTactttctacttatatatatatatatatatatatatatatatatatatatatatatatatgtgtgtgtgtgtgtgtgcgagtgtgtatgcatacacacagaaaGCTAAAAGTTTCTAGTTGACTTCCTTACCGAAATCATGTTTATGAAGAGGATCGTTCGAATCGAATGCTTAGTCAAGCTCAAAGTGGAGTATATATAGCAAGCCTGTGTCCTGCCTCTCCCTCTCACTCACTgtccaccccctcccctcccccccccaccccccgtcctCCTGACGTGGGGAAATAGGCCTTAGCCCCTCCCCTAAAACCCAACCTAATTCCTGACAGATGGAAATGAACCAgtaactttcatctctctctctctctctctctctctctctctctctctctctctctctctctctctctctctctccatcgattgagactatttttttaataatttcctcagatactataaaaataaaatctactgaTGAAATAAATTATACTAAACCATAATGTTTTAAACCTTAATTTTTGAGGGTTGTGACCTTTTCTAACCCTAaaatttaaaggttaaaagtgtctggtttcagttccagtttcatcagaatagatgctcaccagaacgtcagccgggaaagcccaataccctcactgtggtgcccaaccacagcagtggcctccccagtaaacagcttaaactcacagtcccgggcggggatcaatctgctgccatgcaaatgctaggcgaacacgttaacactgtactagccaggaggttatgATAGGTTAAtccaaaaaaaaatcctcatttgtCTTTCAACTTCCCTCTAGaaccagaagttcaaactaaactcgaattttttttaatgtggcgcatttgcactgacttgcagcagtgcccctttagctcggaaaagtttcctgctatttgattggttagaattagctcgcccaaccaatcagcgatcaggaaacttttccgagctaaaagggcacccatgcgagccggtgtaaatctgcctcgctaaaaagaattgactcttGGTTTCCTTCAGTAGTTTGAAATGCAAAAGACAAGTGCCAATCTAGTCTATATCAGCTTCAAATATGTGACAGGTTTTGTGTGTCCAGAAGCAACTGTGTTAAATTATTGCTAAATTATCTCAAGTGGCCAGGAAAAGGTTACCTAATGTCAGCAGGGTTTGCaatattaaaaatcttaaaaaaaaaattcaaaaacagaTTTTCCTCATTATGAACTCTGGGTATTTTCAAAGATATATTTGCCAATACCTTTAAGATGCTGAATTTTTTACTTGACTTTTTAAACTTAAACCAATCCTTCCAGCAAGAGTTATTTATTCGCATGCTtgaaatcttttttactttccaGTGTGTCATTATCAGTAATTCTTCTTtagagacgatatatatatatatatatatatatatatatatatgtgtgtgtgtgtgtgtatatgtatatatgtatatatatacatgtatatatgtatatatatacatatatatatatatatatatatatatatatatatatatatatgtatatatatacatatacatatgtatatatataatatatccatccatatatatctatatatgcacacacacacatatatatatatatatatatatatatataaatatatatatatatatatatatatatatatatatatatatatatatatatatatatatatatataatatatataaatatatatatatatatatatatatatatatatatatatatatatatatatatatatatatatatatatatatatatatatatatatacagattttgagcgaagcaaaaattctttttttgggtgagatagccatgtcgtcctgatggaaggttccttcagtagcttcctaagtgtatatatgactacagtagatattcccagagaattaaactagaggtttcacaaaattctaacttttggcgcgagtacccataaggtttccctttaggatatcgtataataacaggggacgtatgcttgacacgccacatagctatctacaccccacatagcgtttacgcttcgaggggggagtgtggcaagatatgggaggagccattactaagttctcctccttcgttactgttacagtacttggtgacgtcataaccgccgccatgtttggccgccatcttggttgacgtcaccgttgcgcgccttcctcattccttccggcgtctaggccagcctccatgatataataaagattgggaggggcctatcaaggcctgaatagagaacaagggcgggttcatcaggacgacatagctatctcacccaaaaatagatttttcgcttcgctcaaaatccgttttttgggctcaggccatgtcatcctgatcgaagtgtaccagagaattaatgtatcgtggatttttttccctttttgtagtaccttcgacttctagacaatattcctttggtctgatgaccaaagAGACCTGTGACCTTTCCGTTACGTCACTTCAGAGAAACATGTACTatattccccccccctccccccccccggacagggaagagtcctattggacgtaaggaaaatcgtgaagttacttgataaaggaactcaccgAGCAtcagagatacctgccggtcccagggccagatagaagaaggtaagtacaacgtgttggaacaaattatcttagtctagatgagtttgtatcaatgaGGAACAATAGTATAATCATTGTTCAGAGTATCTTTCATATCATGAGGGAAggaaaactctcaaacagtattttatttccaaaatgaaggcgaaataagacgcacgagtaaagcaaattctatttttattcagtaataataagaattagcatacaacaggtaataaatataaattgtaatggaatgcaatcaaTAACATAGGCTTAAGACATTAGTAGGAAAAGGGGTGTGgagtctgaaaaggaaaacttgccattacacacattagttacgtgggaactataaagtctttcaagaatgtcttatatacacttcaagttaagaacatgtggcacacgtgtttcagTCTATGTTTacttcacctttgtataagaacagtccgtagtgtcacgaggtggcactaatttcaccatgttgcgcactagggtcaacacagacacccttagagttataGTCCCGAATagctcactgttctatgcagaacTAAgctgcaggttttagcacactacctgcagatACCACAAATCTcttcagttcatgcacctgcttagcgtagtgtttgaaaaacactcttgaagacttccagcctgtgaaagagcgaagactttcgaagtccattgactggaagaagttcagagaaaaggcgacttttctgggatcatgacctgcgggtgtactgtcaggatccgctctgcgaataaagtaggtgattttcgcccttagttgtttgaatGACAAGTCAgaccccgatgtttcccctttaaagagctgtcctccgccaaagtttgaagttcttcgaagatagacctttagactctccactggacacagagacatcttccttcagagggctgattctccaggggccccaccttttagtgggtagatCGTTCTTGCCGAGAAACGTTGgttcaggaaagagggtaagctcgcctgtttctgcgaactggatctggccctcttctcttgataatgccacaatttcactaactcgggctcccgaggcgagagcaaataggaaaatcacttattgagtcaaatctttcagagggcaagtttcattgtccaaaactGAGGCAAAGTGGAgtaccttgtcaagagaccaggataTGGGTCTCGGTGGGAGtgtgggtctgagtctagcacatgcctttggcagcttgttaaagatgtcattggtcaggtctatctggaaggcatagagaaatggtcttgtcaaggccgatttgcaggtggaaatcgtgttggctgccaagccttgtccatgaaagtgaatgaagaaggacaaacaaaaatttccgtaggatttttagccttgacgaagaacacccacttcttccaggatgactcaattgccttctggtagattttgttttgtattcctctaagaagtctaagcatttcttcgagatcccaaacctcttcttgacggctagggagagaaaatcatgggatgaaggtctcgggttttctttgattgGGACAACAAACTTCATTTTCAACTCCTGTTAATATAGGAACAAGCTCTTctcactcaccaagagagattagttcaccaatcgttcacctgggctccaagaggcactagaagagttggaagacccatgcctacatggctggggacgaCGAAGCGTGGagtgggaggtgatgaatggagaagtattgaattaaaagctcaagatagagacgaatggtgaaatataaccgaggccctttgcgttaataggcgtagcaggagatgattaATATCTGAAGAGGTGGGAAAACTGGAGTTTAAGATGAATAAATTTCTATTCAACCTTTTGTTCTAAAATATTGTCCACAGATATAAAGTCTTACTTCAAATGCTAAGTTGGGCTTCATCTTTAATAAAGACAAATTGATTATGACTCAAATCAAGGAATAAAATCACAATACTCATAAATGACCTCAATGAAGTCttcacggtaaaaatcctggaataaatgttgccaggcatttaccttttagaaaaggatatattgacgtgaaggagtgatattacggtcaccaacccataaaggataacaaagtagggtaaaaactacggtcgcctctattttactgaaatacggctgaaaagagcatatttttatggagaatttctgattaaaattacaatattttttaaaCAGTGACATCCCGTAAAGGTTTGGAAGAAAAATTGGTCTATAATGTTTATTCTTTAttcgaaaaattaataataatatcaacagtacataaataaaaagaaacttcagaGAAACAGGTCATTTATAGAAAGGGTTCTTCGTTGCTTTCGGAGAAACTAATTTCCTCCAGCCAAGGTGTCCACACACAAAGGATATTTTTGCACAAGAACAAAGGCGCCAACACTAAAGTAATACAAATTTCCTGTAGGATATTCATACTACGAGAGTCAGCCTACCAGCTACGACTCTAAAATTAAGCTGAATAGTTTAGAAGCTATATCCTTGACTGGGCGGTGCAGGGGGAGCGCTGTACTGAGGACGGCTTCCTTCTGCAGCGGCCTGTTGGGCAGCAAATTCGATTTGGGCAATGGCGTGGgctggaagggggtggggggttggcAGGAGGTCGGACTCGACGCGGTAGCCGTTGGCATCGGCTACGAAGTTGAAGACACCTGGACTGCCATCGGGGAAGGTGAAGCTGCAAAAGGAATGGGAGTTTTGAAGACCACTGAATCTAAAAACAGTTTTTGAGGAAATATTGGCAAAGTATATTTGCTGCAGGTCAGTTGGTGAAAGGAATTATTAAATAGACTTTTACCTCCATCCTCCCTGAGAAGCTACTGCCCCTTCAGGTCCCTGTGGGGCGCCCTGCTCATTACGAATGATGCCATCTCCGGTTTCGAAGTTGAAGCTGTAGACTCCAGAGGCGTCAGGTCCCTCGCGATTGTCAACCAGGATAGGAACCACAGGGCCTGAGGGGGCACCgtatggagggggagggggaggggcgcCATACCCTTGGGGGAAGGCATTCACTGCTCCCAAGGACAAGCACACAAGCAGAGTCTTGGGTAATATAGAgggaaaatattgtttatataattagcTTCGAAATAATGGCAAAAATATCATTACTTTCTAATTATAAATGTTACAAAGTTATATAAATACagcatcatatatacatatatatatatatatatatatatatatatatgtgtgtgtgtgtgtatgtatatatacagtatatgtgtgtgcgtgtgtatgcatacacacagaaaGTTAAAAGTTTCTAGTTGACTTCCTTACCGAAATCATGTTTATGAAGAGAATCGTTCGAATCGAATGCTTAGTCAAGCTCAAAGTGGAGTATATATAGCAAGCCCGTGTCCTGCCTCTCCCTCTCACTCACTCccacctagccccccccccccccccaggtcctCCTGACGTGGGGAATAGGCCTTAGCCCCCTCCCCTAAAACCCAACCTAATTCCTGACAATTGGAAATGAaccagtaacctctctctctctctctctctgtctctctctctctctctctctctctctctctctctctctctctctctctctctctctctctctccatcgattgagacaatgtttttgtaataatttcctctgataatatagaaatataacatTGCTATTAAATCTTAATTTCTACAGGTTTGTGACCTTCTCTGGCCCTTCAATCTAACCCCCAAAATAAGTTAATCCAAACAAAATCCATCATTTGTTTTTCAACTCCAGTTTCACTCTAGAaccatctattatcattattattattattattattattactagccaagctataaccctggttagaaaaacaagatgctataagcccaagggatacaacagggaataatagcctagtgaggaaaggaaataaataagctacaagagaagtaattaataatcaaaataaaatatcttaagaatagtagcaacattaaattagatcttttatatatacactataaaaacttcaaaacaaacaacgAGTTTACCCTCAAGCCGATGATATAGTTTAGCTTCATACTAATTTCTCCTCAGTAGTTTGAAATGCCAAACCCAAGAGCCAATCTAGTCTATATCAGCTTCAAAATGtgttaaattatttaaaagtcGCAGGGTgttcaaaattcaaaattctaatTTTTTCCACCAAGGATCTCTGGGTATTTTCAAAATCATCGGGAGAGAGGGAATTCTCCGTGTTGGGTCCGGCGTCTGATGTTGCCATTCTCTTCAGAGATTCCTATCCAGTGCCAttatctgtgccagctgctgaaatgtctcgcctctatttgctttcttgaaggttttcacccatgaacctcttggtcgtcctctcagtCTGTTTCCAACCACTCGTCCATACAGCACTATCCATTACCATCTGTCCTCTTCCattctctgtacatgcccaaaccatctcctctgaatatcctacACTCATTTATCTCATTTTTACAAGACGTATAAACCGATCCAGACACACAAGGCAACGCAATGCGAATAAAACTTTCGGCTCACTCGGTCGAATAAAGGAG
Coding sequences:
- the LOC137633277 gene encoding cuticle protein AM1199-like, which gives rise to MISTLLVCLSLGAVNALPQGYGAPPPPTYGSGPVVPILVDNREGPDASGVYSFNFETGDGISRNEQGAPQGPEGAVAAQGGWSFTFPDGSPGVFNFVADANGYRVESDLLPTPHPLPAHAIAQIEFAAQQAAAGANRPQYSAPPAPPSQGYSF
- the LOC137632908 gene encoding cuticle protein AM1199-like, with protein sequence MISTLLVCLSLGAVNAFPQGYGAPPPPPPYGAPSGPVVPILVDNREGPDASGVYSFNFETGDGIIRNEQGAPQGPEGAVASQGGWSFTFPDGSPGVFNFVADANGYRVESDLLPTPHPLPAHAIAQIEFAAQQAAAEGSRPQYSAPPAPPSQGYSF